A single genomic interval of Paenibacillus sp. J23TS9 harbors:
- a CDS encoding transglutaminase domain-containing protein, with amino-acid sequence MLQSWMKSLQEFNIISIFLLLIMLVSLFQGWRRGASRSAGRLLSLLREGVFIVVALVLSVPFTLWISPKVQEWLTQYTSSMPNRNLKAWEQIYYTFMSSMADFPLLRFAVLFILSYSMIRLLMRWLTVLVFGGKGALFAPGTRQSSSIFSRMSGALIGLLIGAGRCIVVVALLFVYVSLYPSSAFTRYVEASPIYQEGAQRVIEPLSGHLVKDKLPVFTKAVEKELSGIMQRKYEVIDHAIPDDIDAAAADIVKGAKTDEEKARLLYDWVGSRVQYDYGKVDDYEQKGIWHEQDPQNTFDTKKGVCIDYARLYAVMARSQGLQVRVVTGQGYNGQGGYGPHAWNEVYLSENKKWIPLDPTWAQSGNWFNPPNFAATHIRDGVLT; translated from the coding sequence ATGCTGCAATCATGGATGAAGAGTCTGCAGGAATTCAATATCATCTCGATTTTTCTGCTGCTGATTATGCTCGTTTCGCTGTTTCAAGGCTGGCGGCGGGGAGCATCGCGTTCGGCCGGAAGACTTCTCTCCCTGCTTAGGGAGGGAGTTTTTATTGTGGTAGCCCTGGTGCTGTCCGTGCCTTTTACACTATGGATATCACCTAAAGTACAGGAATGGCTGACGCAGTACACAAGCTCAATGCCGAACCGTAACCTGAAAGCCTGGGAACAGATTTATTATACGTTCATGTCTTCCATGGCTGATTTTCCGCTGCTGCGGTTTGCCGTGCTGTTTATACTGAGTTACAGCATGATCCGCCTGCTTATGCGCTGGCTTACGGTACTTGTTTTTGGTGGGAAGGGCGCTCTGTTCGCGCCGGGTACAAGGCAGTCCTCATCGATTTTCAGCCGCATGTCAGGAGCGCTCATCGGCCTCTTGATCGGTGCAGGACGCTGCATTGTTGTCGTGGCGCTGCTGTTTGTGTATGTGTCGCTGTATCCGAGTTCTGCTTTTACCCGTTATGTCGAAGCATCTCCGATTTATCAGGAGGGGGCGCAGCGGGTCATTGAGCCATTATCCGGACATTTGGTGAAGGATAAGCTGCCTGTATTCACGAAGGCCGTGGAAAAAGAACTCAGCGGCATTATGCAGCGCAAATACGAAGTCATCGATCATGCGATTCCGGATGATATTGATGCGGCCGCCGCTGATATCGTCAAAGGAGCGAAGACGGATGAGGAAAAAGCTCGGCTCCTGTATGATTGGGTAGGCTCAAGAGTGCAATACGATTATGGCAAGGTCGATGACTATGAGCAAAAGGGAATCTGGCATGAGCAGGATCCGCAGAATACGTTTGATACGAAAAAAGGGGTCTGCATTGACTATGCCCGTTTGTATGCGGTCATGGCCCGTTCGCAAGGACTGCAGGTTCGGGTGGTTACGGGGCAGGGATACAACGGACAAGGCGGCTACGGCCCGCATGCCTGGAATGAAGTGTACCTAAGTGAGAATAAAAAATGGATTCCGCTGGATCCAACCTGGGCCCAAAGCGGCAACTGGTTCAATCCACCGAATTTTGCGGCGACGCATATTCGGGACGGTGTCCTCACATAG